A window of the Deinococcus sp. Marseille-Q6407 genome harbors these coding sequences:
- a CDS encoding NCS2 family permease, which yields MTNIPFRQRSWLDRYFGLTESGTTVGRELRAGLTTFLTMSYVLFVNPQILSAAIDVPNAFVQLLMVTAISAAFGSAVMGLVARYPLAQAPSMGLNAFFTYTVVLGMGLPWQTALGAVFISGALFVLLSLLGARQAIVDAIPTSLKLAITGGIGAFLAFVGLKNAGIVVGNDATLLSLGQLTAAPVWLALFGLVVSGALMARRVTAAVLWGILATTVLAIVTGAQVYAGGPDGALQAFPGLTGSVAGIISAPVWPGDLVGKLDIPGALSLGALSVIFTFFFVDFFDATGTLTGLAQRAGYMQEGRQLPRARRLFASDGLAAMFGAVMGTSTTTAFIESASGIEEGGRTGLVAVTVAVLFLLATFLWPLAAAIPGAATAPALILVGSMMLEGLKHIDWEDVTEALPAFLTLLFMPLTFSIANGVSFGVISYCGLKLLSGKGREVSPVLYVIAVLLLLRYVYLNE from the coding sequence ATGACCAATATTCCTTTTCGCCAGCGCTCCTGGCTGGACCGCTATTTCGGGCTGACCGAAAGCGGCACCACCGTCGGCCGCGAGCTGCGGGCTGGCCTGACCACTTTCCTCACGATGAGCTACGTGCTTTTTGTGAACCCGCAGATTCTCTCGGCGGCCATTGACGTGCCCAACGCCTTCGTGCAGCTGCTGATGGTCACCGCCATCTCGGCGGCCTTCGGCTCGGCAGTGATGGGGCTGGTGGCCCGCTATCCCTTAGCGCAGGCGCCCAGCATGGGCCTGAACGCTTTTTTTACCTATACCGTGGTGCTGGGCATGGGCTTGCCGTGGCAGACCGCCCTGGGCGCCGTGTTTATTTCCGGAGCCCTGTTCGTGCTGCTGAGCCTACTGGGGGCCCGGCAGGCCATCGTGGACGCCATTCCCACTTCGCTCAAGCTGGCCATTACCGGCGGCATCGGGGCCTTTCTGGCCTTTGTAGGCCTGAAAAATGCCGGCATCGTGGTGGGCAACGACGCCACGCTGCTGAGCCTGGGGCAGCTGACGGCCGCCCCGGTGTGGCTGGCGCTGTTCGGGCTGGTGGTGTCGGGGGCGCTGATGGCCCGCCGCGTGACCGCCGCCGTGCTGTGGGGCATTCTGGCCACCACCGTGCTGGCCATCGTGACCGGCGCGCAAGTGTACGCGGGCGGCCCGGACGGCGCCCTGCAGGCGTTTCCTGGCCTGACCGGCAGTGTGGCCGGCATCATCTCCGCGCCGGTCTGGCCGGGTGACCTGGTGGGCAAGCTGGATATTCCCGGTGCTCTCAGCCTGGGCGCCCTGAGCGTGATTTTCACGTTCTTCTTCGTGGACTTTTTCGACGCCACCGGCACCCTGACCGGCCTGGCGCAGCGGGCCGGATACATGCAAGAAGGCCGGCAACTGCCGCGCGCCCGGCGCCTGTTTGCCAGCGACGGCCTGGCCGCCATGTTCGGCGCCGTGATGGGCACTTCGACCACCACCGCCTTTATCGAAAGTGCCAGCGGCATCGAAGAAGGCGGGCGCACCGGCCTGGTGGCGGTCACGGTGGCCGTGCTGTTCCTGCTGGCCACTTTCCTGTGGCCGCTGGCCGCCGCCATTCCGGGCGCCGCCACTGCCCCGGCCCTGATTCTGGTGGGTTCGATGATGCTCGAAGGCCTCAAGCACATCGACTGGGAGGACGTCACCGAAGCGCTGCCGGCGTTTCTCACGCTGCTGTTCATGCCGCTGACCTTTTCTATCGCCAACGGCGTCAGCTTCGGCGTGATCAGCTACTGCGGCCTGAAACTGCTCAGCGGCAAGGGCCGCGAAGTCAGCCCGGTGCTGTATGTCATCGCCGTGCTACTGCTGCTGCGCTACGTGTACCTGAACGAATAA
- a CDS encoding MMPL family transporter produces MHRLADWVTRAPKQVLTLWAILLVLAAPLAWQAPGRLSASLSELPNAESTRVTAALRGQFGEQALNSVLLVFKPGPQTPAEAADRYQAGLRQLPGVSRVRSSAELGLQAAPGSELPPGAELVVAQIPLYEGADEALAAIRRYSDQFEQAQGADIGVTGGQAIADDFTHYAEADTKRSELTALPLIGGVLLLVFGALVASGLPLVVGLTSITVTLALLYLLTGVMEVATFAQSVVTMLGLGAGIDYALLMVSRFREELGRGQSSAAAAHTAVLTAGRSVVWSGTTVMIAMAGLLVPPISFVQSIGVGGVLTVLVTVLTAVTVLPALLTLLGERVNSPRRWALRPGRLAEVSPGWQRWAWTVMRRPWAWTAGGTALLLLLAWPVTQIQTGYGGAWGLSAGIESRDALEDVRRLGAGGLLSQFEVVLPLERPYVPAQDAEAFRQVAERARAVPGVQAVISPFLSAADLQAAGAGSGSALNGLESAIELNRRSFSADGRWLRLTVIPDHYLRADEIDRLEPQLRAALTAGPLLPLSGAPLLGGAPIGEREFSHEVTGALPAVMFSVFAATFVLLLLAFRSLVVPVKSILLNGLTVAAATGVVAAVQRGPLGAWLGFPPGSEVMDAMLPLLLFTVMFGLSMDYEIFLISRVHEGVQAGLNNDEAVAQALGRTARIITSAALIMFIVFAAFIAGRVVLTKSIGLGLATAVLLDATLVRLTLVPAVLRLAGHWNWWLPPWLDRWLPRVNLKH; encoded by the coding sequence ATGCACCGACTGGCCGACTGGGTCACCCGCGCTCCGAAACAGGTTCTGACCCTCTGGGCCATTTTGCTGGTCCTGGCCGCGCCGCTGGCCTGGCAGGCCCCCGGCCGCCTGAGCGCCAGCCTGAGCGAACTGCCCAACGCCGAAAGCACCCGCGTCACAGCCGCGCTGCGCGGGCAGTTTGGTGAGCAGGCGCTCAACTCGGTGCTGCTGGTGTTCAAACCCGGCCCGCAGACGCCGGCAGAGGCAGCTGACCGTTATCAGGCCGGGCTGCGGCAGTTGCCGGGAGTCTCGCGGGTCCGTTCCAGCGCCGAACTGGGCCTGCAGGCCGCGCCAGGAAGCGAGCTGCCGCCCGGCGCCGAACTGGTGGTGGCACAGATTCCCCTGTACGAGGGCGCCGACGAGGCGCTGGCCGCCATTCGCCGCTACAGTGATCAGTTCGAGCAGGCCCAGGGAGCCGACATCGGTGTAACCGGCGGGCAGGCGATTGCCGACGACTTCACCCACTACGCTGAAGCCGACACCAAGCGCAGCGAACTGACCGCCCTGCCCCTGATCGGCGGGGTACTGCTGCTGGTGTTCGGGGCACTGGTCGCCAGTGGACTGCCCCTGGTGGTGGGCCTGACCAGCATCACGGTCACGCTGGCGCTGCTGTACCTGCTGACCGGCGTGATGGAAGTGGCGACTTTTGCCCAGAGCGTGGTGACGATGCTGGGCCTGGGCGCCGGCATCGACTACGCCCTGCTGATGGTGAGCCGCTTCCGCGAGGAACTCGGCCGGGGGCAGAGCAGCGCGGCGGCCGCGCACACGGCGGTGCTGACGGCCGGCCGCTCGGTGGTCTGGAGCGGCACCACCGTGATGATCGCCATGGCCGGGCTGCTGGTGCCGCCCATTTCCTTCGTGCAGAGCATCGGCGTGGGCGGGGTACTGACTGTGCTGGTCACGGTGCTGACCGCCGTCACGGTGCTGCCGGCGCTGCTGACCCTGCTGGGCGAACGGGTCAACAGCCCCCGGCGCTGGGCGCTGCGGCCCGGCCGGCTGGCGGAAGTCTCGCCCGGATGGCAGCGCTGGGCCTGGACCGTGATGCGCCGGCCCTGGGCCTGGACCGCAGGCGGCACTGCCCTGCTGCTGCTGCTGGCCTGGCCGGTGACGCAAATTCAGACCGGCTACGGTGGGGCCTGGGGCCTTTCGGCCGGCATCGAAAGCCGCGACGCGCTGGAAGATGTGCGCCGGCTGGGAGCCGGGGGGCTGCTCTCGCAGTTCGAGGTGGTGCTGCCGCTGGAACGCCCTTACGTTCCCGCGCAGGACGCCGAAGCGTTCCGGCAGGTGGCTGAGCGGGCCAGGGCCGTGCCGGGAGTACAGGCGGTCATCAGCCCTTTTCTGAGCGCGGCAGACCTGCAAGCAGCCGGCGCCGGGAGCGGCAGCGCCCTGAACGGCCTGGAAAGCGCCATCGAGCTGAACCGGCGTTCCTTTTCGGCAGACGGCCGCTGGCTGCGCCTGACCGTGATTCCCGACCACTACCTGCGCGCCGACGAGATTGACAGGCTGGAACCACAGCTGCGGGCGGCGCTGACGGCCGGCCCACTGCTCCCGCTGAGCGGCGCCCCGCTGCTGGGCGGCGCACCCATCGGTGAACGCGAGTTCAGCCATGAGGTGACCGGGGCACTCCCGGCCGTGATGTTCAGCGTCTTTGCGGCCACTTTCGTGCTGCTGTTGCTGGCGTTCCGCAGCCTGGTGGTGCCGGTCAAGAGCATTCTGCTCAACGGGCTGACGGTGGCCGCCGCGACCGGCGTGGTGGCGGCAGTGCAGCGGGGTCCGCTGGGCGCGTGGCTGGGCTTTCCGCCCGGCAGTGAAGTGATGGACGCCATGCTGCCCCTGCTGCTGTTCACGGTGATGTTCGGCCTCAGCATGGACTACGAGATTTTCCTGATTTCACGGGTTCACGAAGGGGTACAGGCCGGGCTGAACAACGACGAGGCTGTGGCGCAGGCTCTGGGCCGCACCGCCCGCATCATCACCTCGGCGGCCCTGATCATGTTTATCGTGTTCGCCGCTTTTATTGCCGGCCGGGTGGTGCTGACCAAGAGCATCGGCCTGGGGCTGGCCACGGCCGTGCTGCTGGACGCCACCCTGGTCCGGCTGACCCTGGTGCCGGCGGTGCTGCGGCTGGCCGGGCACTGGAACTGGTGGCTGCCCCCCTGGCTGGACCGCTGGCTGCCCCGGGTAAACCTCAAACATTAA
- a CDS encoding calcium/sodium antiporter: MAFVLVVLGAALLYLGGNLLVSNASALARSFGLTPYVVGLTVVAFGTSSPELAATLSSSLAGTADMALGNVVGSNIANIGLILGLTALVYPLVSRRETVTRELPVMLAVSLLLWPVVQGGVSRAEGALLVGLLLVYLVWQLRQGRAGTAGAEEAQEAAAPEETLEAAPSRGRAVLGAALGVALLVGGAQALVSGATTIAQGFGISERVIGLTMLALGTSLPELASSLIAAARHETDLILGGIIGSNIFNILAILGLTALVRPLPVDVAATQGDIAVMLAFTAALLALMWRRARLGKLGGALLLAGYAAYTWSLF; this comes from the coding sequence ATGGCATTTGTTCTGGTGGTGCTGGGCGCGGCCCTGCTGTATCTCGGCGGCAACCTCTTGGTCAGTAACGCTTCGGCGCTGGCCCGCTCCTTCGGGCTGACCCCTTACGTGGTGGGGCTGACAGTGGTGGCCTTCGGCACCTCCAGCCCGGAGCTGGCCGCCACGCTCTCATCGAGCCTGGCCGGCACCGCCGACATGGCGCTGGGCAACGTGGTGGGCAGCAACATCGCCAACATCGGCCTGATTTTGGGGCTGACCGCCCTGGTCTATCCTCTGGTCAGCCGCCGTGAGACGGTGACGCGCGAATTGCCGGTGATGCTGGCGGTATCGCTGCTGCTGTGGCCGGTGGTGCAGGGCGGTGTCAGCCGGGCCGAGGGCGCCCTGCTGGTCGGGCTGCTGCTGGTCTATCTGGTCTGGCAACTGCGCCAGGGCCGCGCGGGGACTGCTGGCGCAGAAGAGGCACAGGAGGCAGCCGCCCCAGAGGAAACACTGGAAGCAGCCCCATCACGTGGCCGCGCCGTTCTGGGCGCCGCATTGGGGGTTGCCCTGCTGGTGGGCGGAGCGCAGGCGCTGGTTTCGGGGGCCACCACCATCGCCCAGGGCTTTGGAATTTCCGAGCGGGTGATCGGCCTGACCATGCTGGCGCTGGGCACTAGCCTGCCAGAACTGGCCAGCAGCCTGATTGCAGCGGCGCGGCACGAAACCGACCTGATTCTGGGCGGCATCATCGGCTCGAACATCTTCAACATCCTGGCGATTCTGGGCCTGACTGCCCTGGTACGCCCGCTGCCAGTCGATGTCGCAGCCACGCAGGGCGATATCGCGGTGATGCTGGCCTTCACGGCGGCCCTGCTGGCGCTGATGTGGCGCCGTGCCCGCCTGGGCAAGCTGGGCGGCGCCTTGCTGCTGGCCGGGTACGCCGCCTACACCTGGTCACTGTTCTGA
- a CDS encoding class I SAM-dependent methyltransferase, translated as MPRATLADCDAIAPGYGSLSFLALSARELVRWAAPRPGERWLDVATGTGEAARSLAAAVGAEGAVLATDLSGAMLASARSPADPPQLRYAQADGAQLPVPDRSQDGVLCAAGLFFLPDMPAGLQEWHRVLRPGGQAVFSSFRGSLMTPLPELWAAQLAPLGLKPPVPPAARIGSLATAAELLTAAGFVDLRLEALDLPLALASPQERWDHIVHGLEGLPLRGLPPETVEQLREAHLAELAPYFAPGAGAGTEEGPAVTFNVPLLLAAGRAPGGQAVAGKPDSSDSEQ; from the coding sequence ATGCCGCGCGCGACCCTGGCCGACTGTGACGCCATTGCCCCGGGCTATGGCTCGCTGAGTTTCCTGGCCCTCAGTGCCCGCGAACTGGTGCGCTGGGCCGCGCCGCGCCCCGGCGAGCGCTGGCTGGATGTGGCGACCGGCACCGGCGAGGCCGCCCGCTCGCTGGCCGCGGCGGTGGGGGCGGAAGGCGCGGTGCTGGCCACCGACCTGAGCGGCGCCATGCTGGCCTCTGCCCGGTCGCCGGCCGACCCGCCGCAGCTGCGGTATGCCCAGGCGGACGGCGCCCAGCTGCCGGTACCGGATCGCAGCCAGGACGGCGTATTGTGCGCGGCTGGGTTGTTTTTCCTGCCGGATATGCCGGCCGGCCTGCAGGAGTGGCACAGGGTGCTGCGGCCCGGCGGGCAGGCAGTGTTCAGCTCATTTCGCGGGTCCCTGATGACGCCGCTTCCGGAGTTGTGGGCGGCCCAGCTGGCCCCGCTGGGCCTGAAGCCGCCGGTGCCGCCGGCCGCCCGGATCGGGTCGCTGGCGACTGCCGCCGAGCTGCTGACGGCGGCCGGCTTCGTGGACCTGCGGCTGGAAGCGCTGGACTTGCCGCTGGCGCTGGCTTCACCGCAGGAGCGCTGGGACCATATCGTGCACGGGCTGGAAGGGTTGCCGCTGCGGGGGCTGCCGCCGGAAACGGTAGAGCAACTGCGCGAAGCTCATCTGGCGGAACTGGCGCCCTATTTTGCCCCTGGCGCCGGTGCCGGCACAGAGGAAGGGCCAGCGGTGACTTTCAACGTGCCGCTGCTGCTGGCGGCGGGGCGGGCACCGGGCGGCCAGGCAGTGGCCGGGAAGCCTGATTCTTCAGATTCAGAACAGTGA